The sequence AAGCGCCTTTTTTCGCACCGGAGTTTCAGCGCGGCGCGGAGTTGTAACAGCGGAATTTTAGTCCCGCGCCCAGGATTTAGTATAGCATTTTGGACACTTTTTGGACACCGGCGGGCGCCGCTGTTTTGGACATCGGCGGGCGCGCTTTTTGGGGCCGCCGCGCGCCTCTATTTTGGACAGTCGTCAAAAATACACGCTTGTAAATTTGACATGTGGTTAAAATACTTGTATAATCCCATATTATGAAAAGATACCTTTTTGAACAGATAAAAACGGACATAAAGAAAAAGATGGTTTTTCTGGGTGGTCCGCGTCAGGTCGGCAAGACCACCCTCGCGCTCGATATTCTGGGCGACAAGCGCGGCTATCTCAACTGGGACGCGCCCGAGCACAGGGAGAAAATATTAAAGCGCGAGCTCCCGTCCGGCGATACGCTGGTCTTCGACGAAATACACAAATACAAGTCCTGGAGAAATTATCTCAAAGGTCTTTACGACCTCCGCCGCGGGAAAACAAAAATACTCGTCACCGGAAGCGCGCGGCTCGATTTTTACCGCTTCGGCGGGGATTCCCTTCAGGGGCGGTATCACTTTTTGCGTCTTCACCCTTTGTCCGTCGGAGAACTCGGAATCAAAACGCAAAAAGATTTTATGGAACTCCTTGAACTCGGCGGATTTCCCGAGCCGTTTTTAAGCAACTCGCGGGTAGACGCGAAACGCTGGTCCCGCGAATACAGAACCCGTCTCATCAGGGATGACCTTATGTCGCTTGAGCGTGTTCAGGATGTCGGCAATCTGGAACTCTTGATGCTCCGCCTGCCGGAACTCGTCGGCAGCCCTCTTTCATTAAACGCCCTGCGCGAGGACTTGCAGGTAAGTCATAAAGTTTTATCCAAGTGGATGGATATTCTTGAACGTTTGTACGCGGTCTTTCGCGTTATGCCTCTGGGCAGCCCCAAAATCCGCGCCGTGAAAAAAGAGCGCAAGCATTATCATTTTGATTGGTCGTTGGTTCCGGCTCTGCCGCAACGTTTTGAAAATCTCGTGGCATCTCATCTATTAAAAATGGTTCATTTCGAAGAGGACACTAAAGGCCGCGATATGGAACTGCGCTATTTCAGGGATGTCGATGGGCAGGAAGTTGATTTTGTCGTGACGGAAAATAAGAAACCCGTTTCATTTGTGGAATGCAAATGGTCGGACGATGACGTGAGTAAATCCCTCATCTATTTGAAAAGAAAGTTTCCGAATGTCCCCGCGTGGCAGATCCACGCCGCGGGCAAGCGCGATTATCAGACGGCGGAGGGGATACGCGTCGCCCCGGCTTTGACATACCTTCGAGATTTGATATAGACGGAATTACTGCCGTTTCGCTCACTCGGGGAATCGGTGGGATTTCCGGGGATTTTGAATTGAATCGCGGACGCTCTTCTTCTTGACTTGCAGCGGCGGCAAGTTATTTAATGTCAACTAAAGTGGACAATCGTCCATTAAAAATGACATTGACGGCGGGATTGCGATCCCGCGTTTGAAATTTAGCGCGGCATTTTCTTTTTGACTTTGTAGTCCATCGTAATATGTTTTAACGGTGCTGGTGAGGCAAACTCAAGGCACTCGTTGGTTATCAAGTGTAAATACTTGATGCCTGGCGAGTGCTTTTTTTTATTTACCGTCGTTGCTTTTGTCCGAAAATATCCCGAAGGGATACGCCAAAAATCTTTGTCCTTTGTATTTAGGCTTATTCTAAGTGTTTAAACTAAAAGCTTGTACTAAAAGCTTACAGGAATTCGAATGTGTTGAAAAATCAGAGCGAACTCGTATGCGAAAGTGGCAAAAAGTGACATATGCGGTGGCAAAAAGTGACATGTCCGGTGGCATAGGGTGACATATCAAGTGGCAAAAAGTGACATATCCGATATGACGCGAGAATCGAAGCAGGAGATTATAAAAGTCGAGGGCAACTTCATCGAGCTGTTCCCCGCTCGCTTTGAACGGGCGCGGTCTCGCCGCAGCCGTCCGGACTCTCCGGTGGAAACCATAATCACGCCCAACGGCAAAATCACCGTCAACCACCACAGCCGACTTTTCAGCGCATTCGATATGGATGTGATGCTCGCGGCTTTTGCTCTTGCGTATCGTCACACTGAACGCCGATTCCAGGCGGTATTAGCCGACTTCGCCCGCGTTATGCGGCTCAACCCCTTCGGCAAGAATCTGGTCAAAATCCGCGAATCGCTGAACGAACTCGCGCTGACCCCGGCGGAGTTCGTCGAGTCGTGGCGGGACAACAAAAACCGGCGGTACACAAGCGAGGCGGTTACATCGTTCATCGCTTATCGGCTGGTTGCCCGCCGGGAAATCGTCGAGTCCAAACTCAGCCCGAAGGAAATACGGGACGGCTCGTGGATTGCCATACCGGATCTTTTTTACGATAGTATCGACGGCGGTTATTTCAAGTATATTGACACCGAAGTTTATTTTTCGCTCCCGTCGGGATTGAGTCGCGCCGCATTTTTGTATCTTGAAAAACGGCTGGGGTTGAAAAATTATTACGAAGAAAATATCGGCTCGGCTCTCGCGAACATCATCAAGCGCCCGGCAAAGCCTCAGGACATAAAGGACTTCAAACGGCGCACACTGCCAAAACTCTCCGGCGTATTTCATTTCGACAAAACCAAACTTGATAATGGGACGCTCGTCATTGCCCGCCAGCTTTCGTTTCGCAGCGCGTCGCCGGGAACAGCGACCACAGCGGCGGCGGAAGCGGCGACAGAGGAGAAAGCAGATGCGGCGGCAACGGCGACAACGGCAGCTGTCTCGGTGGGAGCGGCTGCGGAAACGACAGCGGTTGCGGGCGCGGCGGCAGCTGCGGAAACGGCAGCGATTGCGGATGCGGCGGCGGTTGGGATTGGGGCGACGATTGCGACCGTGGCGGCTACGGCGATGGCGGCGGCGGAAGTGTCGGCGACGATTGCGACCGTGGCGGCGACAGCAGACGGAGATTTTACCCCCCGCACCGCGATGGGCGTCTCAGCCGATTTGCCAAGTAACCCCGCGACGCCGAGCATCCGGGGCGATGCTCGTCCAGTCCGGCCATCACTCCCTAAAAACCTCGCCGCTCACAGCGACACAGCCCAAGTTTCACAACCGCGCGTGGCCCCGCCGCCCCGCAAAAAACTCACATCTCACGGCGAGTATGTTTTGGAAAGGGCGTGTATATTTTGTAACCGCGACGACGATTATTTCAAGAACGTCATCAAGAAATACATCTTCATTTTGGGGTCGGACCTTGTTGACGGGGCAATAGGCGATACCCGCGACGCCGACGCCGAATCAAAGGACAGGTATCTCATTCATCTTCTTAAAAATATGTAGCAATCCATGAAGGCGCGAGAGCCGGAAATATTGGCTTGACCTGACACGGCGCCGCTTATATTTTGTCAGTATTTTTGTTATGCACCATTGCACAATGTGCTTCCGCTAAATTTCCGCGTCAATGTCCGCGCTTTCAGTTTCGTGTAATTCCGCTTGGCACAGGGTCGCGGCAGCGCAAAAATTATCACCGGCTTCATAAGGAGCGACAATCGCAATGCTTACTTCGATGAAACTCTCCGGCAACATAGAAGACATCATGGCCTATCACTGCCGCGAAGAGAACTACTACTTCAAACAGGGCCGCGACCTGGTGGACGAGCTGGCCGACAAAGGCATCAAAGCGCGCAGCGAGGAGGCCTTGAGTTACGTCCTCGTGCGCGGCAAACTCTGCGAGCGGCTGGGCTTTACGGACGGCCAGAAGATAAGCGAAATTGACTTTGAGAACCTCTTGGCTGGGCGAAATTCTCGCGGCGATAAAATCGCCCGCGCTCACAAATGCCACGGCATAGACCTGACCTTCTCTGCGCCGAAATCGGTAAGCATAGCCGGGCTGGTGCTCCATGATGGAACGCAACGGGCTGTAATGTACGCGCACCAGAAATCCGTTGAAGACACGATGAGGGAGATAGAAAAACGCGCCTACGGCCGGCTCACTTCGAACACGAAAGACCACACCGGCAAAATGGTCTGGGCCGAGGTACAGGACGGCTATAGCCGCGAGAGAGACCCCCACCTTCACACCCACTGCGTGGTGATGAACCTCACCGAAGTCGGCGACAAGGTCGTGGCTTTAGACGGCAGAGAAATTATGAAGCGCGACTTCAACCAACTATTCGGCGCGCTCTACCGACAGCGACTGTCCGAGCGACTTTACAAGGATCACGGTTACGAAATTGACTACGCCAAAAACGGCGAGTGGCGACTTAGGAAAGTGCCGCGCGAACTTGAGGAGAAGTTTTCCAAGCGTCGGCAACAGATACTCGACGCGGAAAGCGAAGGACTACGCGGTATTGACGCCTGGCGCAAGACCCGCAAGGACAAAGACAACAAGGCCGACAAGGCCGCCGTCCTCGCCAGTTGGCAGAAAACACTCGCCGAGTTCAACCATGCCCGGAAGACCAAACCGGCCGACCGGCAAGACGGCGCGGCGTGGCGCAGAGACTGGAGCCAGAAAGCGGTTTACAGCGTCGAGGCCGAGCAGGAACGGGGAGGCGACAGGGAAAATGCGAGTAACAAAAAAAAGTGGCAGCTCGCCCTGAGACGCGCCACGCAAAACGAGGCGACGACGACAAAAGAGACGTTGCTCCATCAGTTTGTTTGTGAACAGATGCGCGACGAGAAATGGAACTCCACGACCTGCGAGCGCGTCGTCGTCGAACTCGATGAACAAGTAAAGCAGGGCAACATCATCGAAGTTGACGGACACTACACATCTTGGGAAATGGCGCGTAGTGAGCGGGAGTATATTTCATTTGCGGACGATAAAAGCGAGACGGTCATTTCCGCGCCGAGGGAAAAAATCATCGATTGGGAGAAAGAACAGGCGCGTAAACTCTCCCCGATACAAAAAGAGGCGGTGGCTGGAATTTTATCAAGCCGTGAGCGGTTGGTCGTTGTTCAAGGCGACGCGGGAGCAGGCAAGACCACGACGCTAAAAGCCGTCGCCGATATTTACAAAAACGAGGGCTTTGAAGTTATCGGACTTTGTATGCAGGGCGTCGCCGCACAGAAACTAAAACAAGAAACGGGCGTTGCGGCGTTCACGCTCAAATCTTTTTTCAGCCGCAACCCACGCTCTTTCCGCGAGTCGTCGGGACAGCGTGTGCTAATCTTCGACGAAGCGAGTATGCTTGACAGCCGAAACGCCGCGAAACTATTCCGCTCGGCAAAAGAAAACGGCGATAAAATAATTTTAGTCGGAGACCGCAACCAGTTGGAGTCAATCGCGGCGGGGAGGGCTTTTGAGCGACTCTGTGAAATCAAAGAGCGCAAAGGCCTTTTGATTGAGATGAACGAAAACTTCCGTCAGCGCGACGAGCGGCTGCGCGAAGCCGTTGTCGAGGCCCGAAAAGGCAGGATGAAAAAATCATTAGACATACTTGATAAGCGCGGCGACATTATCGAGATATCAAACAGATTTATCGGCGGAAAGAATAGCGCCGCCGAACGCCGCAGCATTATCGCCAAACAATACGGCAAAGACACATTGATAATCACAGGCACACAACAAGCCAGAGACGAGCTGAACCTTTTAATCAGAACATCTTTGAAATCCGACGGCAACCTGAAAAAAGAAAAATCGTTCGACCTTGCGCGAACCAACCGTGAAGGAATCGACGAACCCCTGAAAATGAATATCGCCGAAGGCGAGTTAATCGTATTCACAAAAAACGAATACAAGAATTACGACGTCAGAAACGGCGAGCGCGCGACGGTCGTAAAACTTCACACATTAAAGCCGCACACCATCACCGTCCGCACAGAAGACGGCCGCGCAATCGACATCGACACAAAAAAATACAAAAACATCGACTACGGCTACGCCCTCACCACCTACAAATCACAGGGTCAGACCTACGACAAAGTAATCGTAGACGCCGACACATCCGGCGCGCCCGCCTTAAACGATATGCGCGCGCAATACGTCAACATCACACGCGCCCGCGACAGCGTAAAAATCTACACCGACGATAAATCCGACCTGAAAGACCTCGCTCGACGGTTAGAGCACAAAAGAGACACGCTCGGCAGAACCGACATTACACTGGAACAGGCGATTGAAAAAGAGGGAACTTTAGAGGCGGGCCTTAAAGCAAGTTACCAGAGCGAGCGGGAACTGACAAATGATGAGTCCGAAACCAAAAGCGCTGGGAGAGGGCGTGGGCGGGGGTTTGTGAGGAGGATATGACAGTAAATATTCCTCCCCATAACATACAAAATTCAGCGGCGCTTGGCGAGTATCTCTCTGGCAAGCTGTCTGCTCGTTCCGGCCGCTTCCCTTTTTCTGACGCCGTCGGCATGGTAATGGATATACCAGATTTTCCCCCTTTTGTAGAGCCCTCTTTCTTTTGTGTTATTCATAAAGACCCCCGTTGCAGAACGACCGTACTTTTGAAACCAATGCG comes from Elusimicrobia bacterium HGW-Elusimicrobia-1 and encodes:
- a CDS encoding AAA family ATPase — translated: MKRYLFEQIKTDIKKKMVFLGGPRQVGKTTLALDILGDKRGYLNWDAPEHREKILKRELPSGDTLVFDEIHKYKSWRNYLKGLYDLRRGKTKILVTGSARLDFYRFGGDSLQGRYHFLRLHPLSVGELGIKTQKDFMELLELGGFPEPFLSNSRVDAKRWSREYRTRLIRDDLMSLERVQDVGNLELLMLRLPELVGSPLSLNALREDLQVSHKVLSKWMDILERLYAVFRVMPLGSPKIRAVKKERKHYHFDWSLVPALPQRFENLVASHLLKMVHFEEDTKGRDMELRYFRDVDGQEVDFVVTENKKPVSFVECKWSDDDVSKSLIYLKRKFPNVPAWQIHAAGKRDYQTAEGIRVAPALTYLRDLI